The DNA window TTCGCAGGACTCGGTAGGGTTGACAGTCCACGAGGCCGCACGCTACGCCAGCGAAGGTTCTTCAAGGGGTGAGACCCACGTGGCGGCCGACGCGAAGCAGACCGAAGTGATGAAGCAGATCAACGAGGCCTTCCAGTCCGCGCAGGCTCGGCTGACGCAGTTGCGCGAGGCGGTGGAGCGCAACACGGACCTGGCTCGCGCGAACGCCAAGGCCACCGTCCTGAAAGACCAGAAGGACCGCGCCCTGAAGGAACTGGGTGAGCTGGTCTATCGGCAGATCCAGAAGGGGAAGCTGGAGCTCCCCGCCGGATTCGCGTCCGCGCTCAAGTCCATCGAGGCGGCCGAGCAGGCGGCTGAAGCGCATGCCCGTGAGCTCACGGACATCCTTCGGGAGGGGGAGGAGATCGCCGAGCGGTTGAAGGTTGGAAAAAATGCACCGAAGCCTCAAACAGTTCTGGCACCTGGGAACAAGAAACGGTAGAAGGCACCCACTTCCGACGGCGGCCGCTTCCCAAGGCGGCCAGCAGCAAAAATCGGGGCTATAGCTCAGCTGGGAGAGCGCTTGAATGGCATTCAAGAGGTCACCGGTTCGATCCCGGTTAGCTCCACTCTGAAATAGAAAAGCCCGCCTGGGAAACCAGGCGGGCTTTTTCGTTTCCAGTGTCTTCGCCCGGCTCGGCATGGCGTTTCCCGCAGGGCTCGAGGACACGTCGCGGTGGTTGCGGTGTTCCCTTCGAAATACTCACCGTGGCGAAAGCGGACTCTGGGTTGCCAATGAAGTTGGGCGGTGACTGTGTGTCGGCGAACGAAGATGCTGCGCCATCGCGAGATTCTCGGGTATGGGGGCTCGCGAGAGGCCGAGTGATGCGCAGACACCTGGATCGAGGCGTGACAGTGGCGCTGGTGCTCGCGGCCGGACTGTCCGCCGCGCAGTTCACACCGGGCTCCACGGGGCAGGGGGGCGGCGCGACGCCGGGAACCACGGGAAGCACACCGACTCCAGGAACGACGGGAACGGGGACTCCGGGCGGAACAACTCCCACCACGGGGACGACGGGGACAGAAACCAGCAGTGGTCCTTCGACGGGCGTTGGCTCGAAGCCCTCCGTCCCAACGCCCGCGGCTCCGAGAACTCCCGCGCCCAATACGAATCCCAACGCTGGCACGGTCATCCCTCCGGCGCCCCCAGTGATTGCGCCCGAGACGGTGGACAATCCGACGGGGCCCGCAGAGGGACGGACGGTGTCGCCCGCTCCGATGCGGGAGACCGCGCGCGAGGCGCAGCAGGCTCTCGACAAGGTGGGGCAGACGCCTGACTCGGAGGCCGCTCCGGCGAAGGCTTCGCCTTTGACGCTGGAGCAGCTCGTGGAGCGGGCCCGCACGTCGGACTCCCGAGTGGAGGAGGCGAGCGCGGAGCTGCGCAAGTTCCAGGCGCTCTATGAGCAGGCGCGCTGGGCGTGGTTCCCCAAGTTTGAAATCTCGGTGGGCATGGGGGGCCCCGTGCCGGAGGCTCGGAACAATTCCCTCGGCGGGCCGCCGACCACCAAGGCCTCGTATGAGGGAGACCTCAACTTCGGCAAGGTCGGCGTGACGGTGTTCTCGAACGGCAATGCCGTGTTGCCGCTCTACACCTTTGGAAAGCTGACGGCGCTGAAGAAGGCGGGAGCGCAGGGGCCCGTCCTGGGCGCGGCGTTGCGGGAGCGGGCCCGGGATGAGGCGGGCTTCCAGGCCGCGCAGGCCTACTTCAGCTACCAACTGGCGCGCTCGGGGCTTCAGCAGATCGACGAGGTGTCCAAGCGCCTGGAGGATGCCGCCGAGAAGATCGCCGTGCTGCTGAAGGAGGAGTCGCCGCAGGTGTCCCAGGTGGACACGTACAAGGTCCGCTTCTTCCGGCAGATGGTGGAGGCGCGCAAGGCGGAGGCCCTGCAGGGGCGGCTGCTCGCGCTGACGGCCATCGGTGTGCTGGCCAACGCCGCTCCGGGCGCCGAGGTGGAGGTTGTGGAGGAGGACCTCGAGCCCGAGGCTCGGGTCGAGCCCCCTTCATTGGAGCGGGCGCTGACCCTGGCCGAGAACTATCGGCCGGAGCTCACCGCCATCGCGGCCGGCATCATCGCGCGCGAGGCGGAAGTGTTCATCCGCGAGCGAAGCTACTTCCCGGACCTGGGGCTCGCTGGCTTCTACGACGTCCGCTACACCACCAGCGCGACGCGGCAGAAGAACCCGTTTGCGTTTGATCCGTACAATGACCGCACCGCCGGGCTGGGCCTGGTGATGCGGGGCACCTTCGATATCCCCATCAAGGACGCGCAGCTCGACCAGGCGCGGGCGGAGCTCGACAAGCTCCGGGCCCAGGAGAAGCAGATTCGCGCCGGCATCCGGCTGGAAGTGACGAAGGTGCACGGTGACCTGGTGACCGCGTGGGCCAAGGCCCGGGCCTTCACCGATGCGGAGAAGAGCGCGCGCCGTTGGGTGACGGCCGCCTTCGCCGCGTTCGACCTGGGGACAGGGGAGACGCGCGATTTGGTGGACGCGTTCACCGCCTATGCACAGGTTACAGGCGACCGGGCGAAGAGCTGGTTCGACGTCCGGTTGGGAATGGCGGCTCTCGCGCGTGTGACGGGAACGCCCCCGGCCCCCGGTGAATAATCGGGCCATCGCGTCTGTCCGCTGTACCGTCCTCCTTCACGGAGCCGAATGTCATGATTGCTTCCCTGCTTGCCGCCACCTTGCTTGCCGCGGCGCCCACTCCCCTCACTGTCGTCAAGTCCGGGAACGCGGATGTCCAGCGGGCAGCCAACGCCCCCGGTGCCACCGTCGAGTCCCTCGCCACCGTCGTCGAGAAGTTCGTCGACTTCCAGGAGCTGGCGAAGCGCGCCCTGGGTGACAAGACGTGGACCTCCCTCACGCCCGCTCAGCGCAAGGACTTCTCCGAGACGATGACGGGGCTGCTTCGCGCGTCCTACGCCCAGAAGGCCATCGGCCAGGCGCAGGCGGACGTGAAGTACGGAAAGGAGTCCGTCGAGGGGACCGAGGCGACCGTCAACACCACGCTCACCCTCAAGAAGGACCAGATTCCCGTCGACTACCGCCTGTACAAGCAGACGGCGAAGAGTGACTGGCGCATCTACGACGTCGTCACGGACGAGGTGTCGCTCGTGGACACCTACAAGGGCCAGTTCCAGAAGCTGCTGGGCACCAAGGGCTTCGACGGGCTGCTCTCCACGCTGAAGACCAAGCGGGCTCAACTCGAGAAGGAGAACGCGGCGCAGTCCGCGAAGGGCGCCTCCTCTTCCGCGACGGGTGGTTCCGCTGGCCCGGGGAAGTAATCGAGCCTCGTCACTGAGACGCTGAAGCACCCGGGCCGAGGTTCCCTTTCCAGAGGGACCTCGGCCTTCGGCTTTTCAGGGCCGGGTGCTCTCGGCCTGCTGATACGACGCGAGCGTGCTGATGAGGCCCTGGTCCAGGGGAATGGTGGGCGCGAAGCCCAGCTCACGGGACGCGCGCTCGGTGGTGCACGTCCACGAGGGGCACGTCATCTCCCGGACCTTGTCCCGGTTGAGGATGGGGATGGTGCCGCGGATCCGCGCGACGGTCTCTGAGCCGAGGCCTATGAGGTAGCTCAGGCTGTCGGGCATGGGCAGCACGGTGGGCGGCTTGCGACCCATGGCTCGAGCCACGGCGGCGCAGATCTCCTCCCACGTGTACTCGTACCCGTCGGACACGGTGTAGACGCCCCGCCCCGGGTCGGACTTGTCCAGCGTGAGGCCACGCTCAGCGGCGGCGAGCAGCGTGGTGTTCAGGTCATCCACGTGGATGAGGGAGTAGCGCTTGGGGCCGAAACCACTCTTGAGCGCCACGCCGCTTCGGGCCATGGGGATGACGGAGGGGATGAACTCCGCGTCGCCCGGGCCGTAGACCATGGGCGGCCGGACGATGACGGTGGGCACCCGGTCCGCGAACTCGCGCACGGCCTCTTCTCCACCCAGTTTGCTGCGGCCGTAGGTGGAGACAGGGGCGGGGGTGTCCTCCTCGCGGCGAGGACGCTCCGGTGTGGAGGGCCCCGCGGCGGCCAGGGACGAGCAGTAGACGAGCCGGGGAGGACGGGGGAGGGCGGCCATCGCCTCCGCGACACGGCGGGTGCCGTTCGCATTGCCCTCGAAGTAGCCCGCGGGCTCCCGGGCTTTGGTGACTCCCGCCAGGTGCAGGACGCAGTCGACGTCGCGCACGGCCTCGGCGAGACCTTCTCCCGTCGTGAGGTCACCCACCGCGAACTGGGCACCGAGCGCCGCGAGGGCGTCGCGGCGCGAGCTTGGGCGAACGAGCGCGGTGAGCGAGTCGCCTCGCTCGATGATGCGGCTCGCGAGCCGCTGGCCGATGAAGCCGGTGCCTCCGGTCAGCAGGAAACGCACGAGGGGACTCCCTAAGGGTTACAGCGGACGCTGGTAGATGCGGTACGCCTTGGAGCGCTTGCCGCCCATCGACTCGATGGCGCGGTTGACGAGGTGGTTGTCCTCGAGCGTCCAGGAGATCTCACCGCCCGAATAGCCGAGCTGGTGCGCGGTGCGCAGCGTGTCCAGATAGAGAATGGCGTCCAGGCCCCGGCGCCGGTAGCCCTCCTTGATGCCGAGGGTGATGAGGCGCAGCCGGTCGATGCGGCGCGAGGCCAGCACCAGCTTCACCAGGCCGATGGGGAGACCAAACGTCGTCAGCCGCCCGTTGGCCGCCTTGAGGGCCTGGTTGGCGTCCGGCAACGTCATGGAGAAGGCCACGGGCTCGCCCTTCACCTCGGCGATGAGCACCAGCTCCGGCCGGACGATGGACTTCATGTCCTTGGCCAGGTGGTCGAACTCCCGGTCCGTGAAGGGCACGAAGCCCCAGTTCTTCTCCCAGGCGGAGTTGTAGATGTCGCGGATGCGCTCGACCTCGTTGGCGAAGTCCTTGAGGTTCACCGCTCGCACGGTGATGCCCTCGCGCTGGCGCATCTTCTCCGCGATGCGAACCACCTTCTCGGGCGGCTCGGCGGAGGCGGACAGCTCGAAGGCGAAGAGGTCCTTGGCCTTCACCAACCCGCACGACTCCATCAGGGTCGAGTAGTACGGCGGGTTGTACGGCATCATGATGGCCGGAGGCGTGTCGTAGCCTTCGACGAGCAACCCCCAGTCCTGGTTGGACGAGAAGTTGGCCGGCCCCAGCATGGCGTCCAGGCCCCGCTCCTTGAGCCAGGCCCCCGCCGCTTCCAGCAGCATGCGCGCGACGCCGGGCTCATTCACACACTCGAAGAGGCCGAAGAAGCCCTCCTTCGTGCCGTGAATCTCCTGGTGCCGCGGGTTGCGGATGGCGGCGATACGGCCCACCACTTCCTGCCCCCGCCGCGCGAGGAACAGCTCCACCTCACCGTACTCGAAGAAGGGGTTCTTCTTCGGGTCGATGAAGTCCTTTCGCTCCATCTCCAGCGGGGGAACCCAGTTCGGATCTCCCGCATAGAGCGAGGCCGGGAAGCGGATGAAAGCCATCCGCGACGCGGCGTCCCGCACTGGCGTCACGAGGACGTCCGGGGCGAGGGGAGGAAGAGAAGGCTGCGCTGCGGGTGGCTCGGCGGGTAGGGCCATAAGTGGCTCAGGTCCTCTCGGCGGAGTTGCCGTCGGTGCCGTTGCGCAGGAAGAAGTTGGCGCCCTTCTCCAGCAGGAGGCCGGGCAGCTCGCCGCGCTTCTCCCACAGCTTCATGGGCGCCGCGCGGAGCTGCCGCAGGTCCTCCGCCTGGAGGTTGGCCGCGCGCCAGGTGAGCTGCTCCACCGCGTCGAAGAGCTTCCCGGCCATCTCGCGCGAGGACATGCGGGAGAGCTGATCCAGCGTGAGGCCGCCCTTGTCCGCGAGCAGGCCCGCGGAACCCGCCGCCCACTTGTCGCTCGCCTTGTTGGAGCGCACCGACGTGCCCGGGCGGGCAATCTGCACCGGCTCGTACACCGTGGGGCGCGTTTCCGGAATCACGCCGAGCTTGCGGCCGATGGTCTCGAAGGTGTCCAGCACGCGGTCCAGCTGCGCGTCGGTGTGCGTGGCCATGAACGACGTGCGGATGAGCGCGTGGCCCGCCTCCACCGCCGGGGGGATGACCGGGTTGGCGAAGACGCCGGCCTCGTGGAGGGCCCGCCAGAAGCGGAAACACTTCACCTGGTCGCCGATGTGGACCGGAACAACGGGCGTCACGGACACGCCGGTGTCAAAGCCCATGGCGCGGAAGCCGTTGTGCATCTTCTCGGCGATGTCCAGCAGCCGGGCGCGGCGCTGCGGCTCCGCCTCGATGATCTCCAGCGCCTTGAGCGCCGAGGCGATGGACGCCGGCGTCATGGACGCGGAGAAGATGACCGAGCGCGACTTATGCCGGATGTAGTTGATGACGTCGAAGGGGCCCGCCAGCACGCCGCCCAGCGACGCGAAGCTCTTGGAGAACGTCCCCATGACGAGGTCCGTCTCCTTCTCCAGGCCGAAGTACTCGGAGGTTCCGCGGCCCTTGTCTCCCAGCACGCCCATGGCGTGGGCGTCGTCCGTCATCACCCGGGCGTTGTACTGCTTCGCCAGCTCCGCGATGCGCGGCAGGTTGCAGACGTCTCCCTCCATGGAGAACACGCCGTCGGTGATGATGATCTTCCCGGCGCCGGGATCCGCCTGGGAGAGCAGCTGCTCCAGGTGGTCCATGTCGTTGTGGCGGAACTTGCGCTCGGTCGCGAAGGACAGGCGGATGCCGTCGACCAGCGACGCGTGGTTGGCCCGGTCGCTGAAGACGATGTCGTGGCGGCCCAGGATGGAGGCCAGCGCCAGATTCGTCTGGAAGCCCGTGGAGATGACGATGGCCGATTCGCGGTTGAGGAATTTGGCGAGCCGTCCCTCCAGTTCCTCATGGAGCGCGAGCGTGCCGTTGAGCAATCTCGAACCCGAACACGTCGTCCCAAACTTCTCGGTCGCCTTGATGGCGGCTTCCTTGACGCGCGGGTCGGAGGAGAGGCCGAGATAGTTGTTGGATCCGACCATGATCACCCGCTTGCCTTCGATCTCCACCTCGGTGGCGCCGTGAGACGCCTCGATGACGCGGAAATACGGGTAGAGGCCGGTGGCCTTCGCGATGCGGTAGTCCTTCCAGTTGCTGCACTTGTCGAAGACGTCGCTCATGGTGGTCTTTCTTTGAGTCTGCGTCGGGGGAGGATTTGTCGCCTCTTGGGCGGATGCGGAACTCAGGTCGCCACTCACCATGCAGGGCTCGTTCCGAGCCGGGGGCAACCATGCGTCCGGCGACCTCCCACGGGGGACGCGGGGCCGTGAATAAAGAGGCGGAGGGGCAGTGTCAAGGCGCCGACTGTTGCTTGAAGCCCGGGCGAGAGTGCCGCTGTCCCCCTCTGCTTGACAGCACCGTGGCATTGGTGGCACCCCGCCGACCCACATCGTCTTCCAGTCGATACTGGAAGGTGCAGTCCGTTGTTTCCAGGGGCTACGCTTGGCCGGGAACTTGCTAGGCCCGGCGTTTATCGAGGAGTGGACGGTGGCCAGGTCTCTGCGGCAACGGTTGTTCGAAGGCTTCATCCAGACGGCGGTCTCCCGGCCCTGGTACGTGCTGCTGGTCTCCGTATTGCTGTCCATCGGCGGTATGGCGCTGGCGTCGCGGTTGGAGTTTCGCGGCTCTTTCGTGGAGCTGCTGCCGCAGGGGGCCCGGGAAGTTCAAGATCTGACACGCGTGTCACAGAAGGCAGGCGGGGATGGGTACCTCGTCATCCTCGCGAAGGGAGACACGCCTGAACGGCTGAAGGCTTACGCCCGGGAGCTTCAGGCTCGCCTGGAAGCCCTCCCCGAGGTCCGCTACGTCGAGCACAGCTACGATGTGGAGTTTTTCCAGCGCCACGGGCTGCTGCTACTGCCAGTGAAAAAGCTGGCCGAACTGCGCGAGGACCTGACGGCCCGGGTTCGCTACGAGCGGCAGCAGGCCAATCCCTTCTACATCGATCTGGGAGCCACCCCTCCGCCGCCCACGTTCGACGAGATTGCCCGCAAGCACTCGCCCGACGTGTCCATGCGCGAGCACCTGGCCAACGCGGACGGCACCGAGGTCTACCTCATGGTGAAGCCCATGGGGACGGCGGGCGATCTGGACTTCGCGCGTCGCTTCGTGGAGCTGGCGATGGGCACGGGGCGGACGCTCGCCTCGGAGCGCTTCCCGGCCGTGAAGCTGGAGGCGACGGGCAACTTCCAGAACCGCATCGAGGAAGACGCGGTGATGCGCGGAGACCTGTCGCGCTCGGGCACGTTGTCGGCGCTCATCGCGGTGGGGCTCATCCTGCTGGCCACCCGGCGCTTCGCCGCGCTGGCGGTGGTGGGCGTGCCGGTGATGGTGGGGTTGGTGGTGACGTTCGGCGTCGCCCAGCTCGCCATTGGCCACCTCAACGTGGTGACGGGCTTCCTGGTGGCCATCCTCATTGGCCTGGGCATCGAGTACGGCGTCCACCTGTGCATGCGTTACTGGGAGGAGCGCAGGACGCGGTCCGCCCGGGACGCGCTGGCCATGGCCGTGGGCGGCACCTTCAGCGGCGCGCTCACCTCGGCGGTGACGAACGCGGCCGCCTTCTTCGTGCTGCTGCTGGCGCAGTTCCACGCCTTCAACCAGTTCGGCTTCCTCGCGGGCCTGGGCGTGCTGCTCGCGGTGCTGGCGGCCTACGGCTTGGGGCCCTCGCTGCTCGCCATCGCCGAGCGGCTCCGCCCCGCGCGCAAGGAGGATGCGCCCACCGCGGCGGAAGAGGTGCAGGCTTCACCTTCGGCTCCTTCGCGTGAGTGGAAGCGCTGGCCCACGCCGGTGATCGCGCTGATTGCGCTGAGCGTGGTGGGGCTCGCCGCGTTCTCGGTGGCCATCGCGCCTCGGCTGGGTTTCGAGACGGACATGCGCAAGCTGAAGGGCGACTCGCCGGCCTCCCGGCTGGACGACCACGTCACCGCTCAGCTCGGGCAGCCGCTCAATCCCGCCATCTTCCTGGTCGATGACCTGAGCCAGGCGGCGAAGGTGGAGGAGATCATCGCGGAGGTGAAGAAGCGCAATGGCGCCGACTCCGTGTTCCTCCGCACCACGTCGCTGAATGACCTGGTGCCTGGAGACTTGAAGCGCCGGGAGGTGGAGATCTCCGGCATCCGCGCGCTGCTCCAGGGACTGCCCGAGTCCGTGCAGGAGGAGCCTCGCCTGAAGGACTTCCAGCGGATGGTGGACGCGAAGCCCTATGGGCTGGATGCGTTGCCAGTGGAGGTCCGCCGCCGCTTCGAGGCCACCGATGGCAAGGGGACCTTCCTGCTGCTGTTCCCGTCGGTGTCCAACTACGACACCGAGGACCTGAAGCGGTGGGCGGCGCAGATTGACCAGGTGGTGGAGGCGGCGACGGCGCGGGGCGTGGACATGTCCGTGCTGGACAGCAACCGCATCGCCGCGCGCATCTTCGCCCTGGTGCGAGGCGATGGCCCCCTCATCCTGTGGTCCGCCGCCGCGGTGGTGTTCGTGGTCATCCTCATCAGCCTGCGCAGCCTGAAGCGGGCGCTGCTGGTGACGGGGCCGCTGTTCCTGGGCATGACATGCCTGGCGGGCGGCATGTATCTTTTCGACGTGCAATTGAATTTCATCAACGCGGTGGTGCTGCCCAACCTGCTGGCCATCGCGGTGGACAACTCCATCCATCTGTACCACCGGTACGAGGAGGAGGGCCCAGGCTCGCTCGGCAAGGTGGTGCGGCACACGGGGCTGGCGGCCGTGGTGGCCACGCTGTCCAACGCGGCGGGGTACGGGGCCCTGCTGGTCGCCAACCACCAGGGATTGCGCAGCATCGGACAGATTGCGCTGCTCGGGGTCGTGTGCACCTTCTTGGGGACCACGGTCTTCTTCCCCGCACTGCTTGCTCTCTTGGAGCGCTGGAAGGGGAGAAAGGGGTCGGCCGGGCGGGAGGGCACCGTCGTCGAGAGTCTGGAGCTCGAAGTGGCCGGCGCGAAAGCCGAGTCATCGGGGGAGCGGAAATCGGCGTGAGTCTCGTGACCTTTCAAAGTCCGCGTGGCTCCGTCCCGGCGAAGGGGTCCCGGGAGGCTCAGGTTCGACTGAACGCGGTGGACCTCATCATCGTGGCCGCCTGTTCACTCGCGTCCCTCGTCTTGCTGGGGCCGGGGAGATGGGCTCCTGACTCGCTCCACTGCGCCGGACTGTTCGCCTTCATGGCCGCGGGCCCGCTGGTCCTGCGGACGGTGGAGTCGTACTTCCCCCGGCAGCGTTTTGTGACGGTCGTGGCGGACTTCTGGCTGCTCCCGGTGGCGGTGCTCACCCATGGCTGGCTCACGCCCGTGGTGGACACGCTCAATCCCTTCCTCCGCGACGCGCAGCTCGTGGCCGCGGACCAGCGCATCTTCGGGTTCCAGGCGTCGGTGGTGCTCGCGCACGTCGTCCCGCCGTGGCTCAACGACGTCCTGATGATCTGCTACTACGGCCACTTCGTCTGGCCGTTGGTGCTGGGGTTCGGGCTGTACTACCGGGGCAAGGGCGCTGCCTCCGTGGAGTTCGACGAGTACCTGCTGGGGCTGGGGCTGCTGTTCATCCTGAACTACTCCGCCTACTCGTTGGTGCCCGCGGTGGGGCCGCGCTACTTCCTCATCGACTCGTTCTCCGGGCCGCTGCAGGGCACGTTGACGCCGCTGCTCGACTCGCTGATGCGGCGGCCGCCCTTCGCCCGGGACTGCTTCCCTTCGGGGCACACGGGCACCACGCTGGTGGTGCTCTTCTACGCGTGGCGGTTCTCGCGGAAGCTGTTCTGGGTCATGTTGCTCCCAGGCATCGGCCTCATCATCGCGACGCTGGCGGGGCGCTTCCACTACGCCACGGACCTGCTGTGCGCGGTGCCGCTGGTGATGGTGGTGGTGGGCTTGTCCGCGGCGCTGACTCGGGCGGCGCGGCAGCGCGAGAGCGAGAGGGCCGGGCGTTCCGTCCCCGCTGACGCTATCTTGCGCCCCTGAGTCCGGTCCGGCGACCCACGCCGGCCCTCGGGAGCCTCCATGTCCAGGTCCGTGTCGTCGCAGCGCGTGTCCCGGTTTGGCACCACTGTCTTCTCGGAGTTCAGCGCGCTGGCGCAGAAGCACGGCGCGGTGAACCTGGGGCAGGGGTTCCCCGACTTCGACGGGCCAGACGCCGTCAAGGAGGCCGCGCAGCGCGCCATCCGTGAGGGCGTCAACCAATACGCCATCACCACGGGCGCTCGCGACTTGCGCGTGGCCATCGCCGAACACGCCGCGCGCTTCTACGGCCAGACGGTGGACCCGGACACCATGGTGACGGTGACCAGCGGCGCCACCGAGGCCATCCTCGATGTGCTGCTGGGGCTCGTGGACCCGGGGGACGAAGTGGTCGCCTTCGAGCCGTTCTACGACTCGTACGACGCGAACATCACCTTCGTGGGGGCCACGCCGCGCTGGGTTCCGCTGCGTCCGCCCGATGCGGCCCATGCGCAGTGG is part of the Myxococcus landrumus genome and encodes:
- a CDS encoding NAD-dependent epimerase/dehydratase family protein; this encodes MRFLLTGGTGFIGQRLASRIIERGDSLTALVRPSSRRDALAALGAQFAVGDLTTGEGLAEAVRDVDCVLHLAGVTKAREPAGYFEGNANGTRRVAEAMAALPRPPRLVYCSSLAAAGPSTPERPRREEDTPAPVSTYGRSKLGGEEAVREFADRVPTVIVRPPMVYGPGDAEFIPSVIPMARSGVALKSGFGPKRYSLIHVDDLNTTLLAAAERGLTLDKSDPGRGVYTVSDGYEYTWEEICAAVARAMGRKPPTVLPMPDSLSYLIGLGSETVARIRGTIPILNRDKVREMTCPSWTCTTERASRELGFAPTIPLDQGLISTLASYQQAESTRP
- a CDS encoding MlaC/ttg2D family ABC transporter substrate-binding protein, which translates into the protein MIASLLAATLLAAAPTPLTVVKSGNADVQRAANAPGATVESLATVVEKFVDFQELAKRALGDKTWTSLTPAQRKDFSETMTGLLRASYAQKAIGQAQADVKYGKESVEGTEATVNTTLTLKKDQIPVDYRLYKQTAKSDWRIYDVVTDEVSLVDTYKGQFQKLLGTKGFDGLLSTLKTKRAQLEKENAAQSAKGASSSATGGSAGPGK
- a CDS encoding TolC family protein, with product MRRHLDRGVTVALVLAAGLSAAQFTPGSTGQGGGATPGTTGSTPTPGTTGTGTPGGTTPTTGTTGTETSSGPSTGVGSKPSVPTPAAPRTPAPNTNPNAGTVIPPAPPVIAPETVDNPTGPAEGRTVSPAPMRETAREAQQALDKVGQTPDSEAAPAKASPLTLEQLVERARTSDSRVEEASAELRKFQALYEQARWAWFPKFEISVGMGGPVPEARNNSLGGPPTTKASYEGDLNFGKVGVTVFSNGNAVLPLYTFGKLTALKKAGAQGPVLGAALRERARDEAGFQAAQAYFSYQLARSGLQQIDEVSKRLEDAAEKIAVLLKEESPQVSQVDTYKVRFFRQMVEARKAEALQGRLLALTAIGVLANAAPGAEVEVVEEDLEPEARVEPPSLERALTLAENYRPELTAIAAGIIAREAEVFIRERSYFPDLGLAGFYDVRYTTSATRQKNPFAFDPYNDRTAGLGLVMRGTFDIPIKDAQLDQARAELDKLRAQEKQIRAGIRLEVTKVHGDLVTAWAKARAFTDAEKSARRWVTAAFAAFDLGTGETRDLVDAFTAYAQVTGDRAKSWFDVRLGMAALARVTGTPPAPGE
- a CDS encoding N-acetyltransferase — translated: MALPAEPPAAQPSLPPLAPDVLVTPVRDAASRMAFIRFPASLYAGDPNWVPPLEMERKDFIDPKKNPFFEYGEVELFLARRGQEVVGRIAAIRNPRHQEIHGTKEGFFGLFECVNEPGVARMLLEAAGAWLKERGLDAMLGPANFSSNQDWGLLVEGYDTPPAIMMPYNPPYYSTLMESCGLVKAKDLFAFELSASAEPPEKVVRIAEKMRQREGITVRAVNLKDFANEVERIRDIYNSAWEKNWGFVPFTDREFDHLAKDMKSIVRPELVLIAEVKGEPVAFSMTLPDANQALKAANGRLTTFGLPIGLVKLVLASRRIDRLRLITLGIKEGYRRRGLDAILYLDTLRTAHQLGYSGGEISWTLEDNHLVNRAIESMGGKRSKAYRIYQRPL
- a CDS encoding efflux RND transporter permease subunit; this translates as MARSLRQRLFEGFIQTAVSRPWYVLLVSVLLSIGGMALASRLEFRGSFVELLPQGAREVQDLTRVSQKAGGDGYLVILAKGDTPERLKAYARELQARLEALPEVRYVEHSYDVEFFQRHGLLLLPVKKLAELREDLTARVRYERQQANPFYIDLGATPPPPTFDEIARKHSPDVSMREHLANADGTEVYLMVKPMGTAGDLDFARRFVELAMGTGRTLASERFPAVKLEATGNFQNRIEEDAVMRGDLSRSGTLSALIAVGLILLATRRFAALAVVGVPVMVGLVVTFGVAQLAIGHLNVVTGFLVAILIGLGIEYGVHLCMRYWEERRTRSARDALAMAVGGTFSGALTSAVTNAAAFFVLLLAQFHAFNQFGFLAGLGVLLAVLAAYGLGPSLLAIAERLRPARKEDAPTAAEEVQASPSAPSREWKRWPTPVIALIALSVVGLAAFSVAIAPRLGFETDMRKLKGDSPASRLDDHVTAQLGQPLNPAIFLVDDLSQAAKVEEIIAEVKKRNGADSVFLRTTSLNDLVPGDLKRREVEISGIRALLQGLPESVQEEPRLKDFQRMVDAKPYGLDALPVEVRRRFEATDGKGTFLLLFPSVSNYDTEDLKRWAAQIDQVVEAATARGVDMSVLDSNRIAARIFALVRGDGPLILWSAAAVVFVVILISLRSLKRALLVTGPLFLGMTCLAGGMYLFDVQLNFINAVVLPNLLAIAVDNSIHLYHRYEEEGPGSLGKVVRHTGLAAVVATLSNAAGYGALLVANHQGLRSIGQIALLGVVCTFLGTTVFFPALLALLERWKGRKGSAGREGTVVESLELEVAGAKAESSGERKSA
- a CDS encoding phosphatase PAP2 family protein, with protein sequence MDLIIVAACSLASLVLLGPGRWAPDSLHCAGLFAFMAAGPLVLRTVESYFPRQRFVTVVADFWLLPVAVLTHGWLTPVVDTLNPFLRDAQLVAADQRIFGFQASVVLAHVVPPWLNDVLMICYYGHFVWPLVLGFGLYYRGKGAASVEFDEYLLGLGLLFILNYSAYSLVPAVGPRYFLIDSFSGPLQGTLTPLLDSLMRRPPFARDCFPSGHTGTTLVVLFYAWRFSRKLFWVMLLPGIGLIIATLAGRFHYATDLLCAVPLVMVVVGLSAALTRAARQRESERAGRSVPADAILRP
- a CDS encoding aminotransferase class I/II-fold pyridoxal phosphate-dependent enzyme, producing the protein MSDVFDKCSNWKDYRIAKATGLYPYFRVIEASHGATEVEIEGKRVIMVGSNNYLGLSSDPRVKEAAIKATEKFGTTCSGSRLLNGTLALHEELEGRLAKFLNRESAIVISTGFQTNLALASILGRHDIVFSDRANHASLVDGIRLSFATERKFRHNDMDHLEQLLSQADPGAGKIIITDGVFSMEGDVCNLPRIAELAKQYNARVMTDDAHAMGVLGDKGRGTSEYFGLEKETDLVMGTFSKSFASLGGVLAGPFDVINYIRHKSRSVIFSASMTPASIASALKALEIIEAEPQRRARLLDIAEKMHNGFRAMGFDTGVSVTPVVPVHIGDQVKCFRFWRALHEAGVFANPVIPPAVEAGHALIRTSFMATHTDAQLDRVLDTFETIGRKLGVIPETRPTVYEPVQIARPGTSVRSNKASDKWAAGSAGLLADKGGLTLDQLSRMSSREMAGKLFDAVEQLTWRAANLQAEDLRQLRAAPMKLWEKRGELPGLLLEKGANFFLRNGTDGNSAERT